The Dehalococcoides mccartyi CG5 genome contains the following window.
GCCACTTTTTTGGCAGAAGTCTTTTTAATGAACTCAGCGGTCATAAGATGCGCGGCATCATCGGTATACTGAACCGGAGGTGACTTCATGAAATATGAAGAGGGTTCGTTCAGTGAACCAGACATGCCATTATCCATGGCCAACTTACAGCAACGAACAGCGTCAATAACTACACCGGCAGAGTTAGGGCTGTCCCAAACTTCCAGCTTCATTTCCAGATTCAAAGGAACATCACCGAAGGTTCGGCCTTCCATGCGGATATGGCAGAACTTGCGGTCTTCAAGCCACGGCACGTAATCACTGGGACCTACATGGACACAGTCGGGATCCAGCTTGTAGTCAAGCTGTGAAGTAACAGCATTGGTCTTGGAAATTTTCTTGGATTCCAGCCGTTCGCGTTCAAGCATATTCAGGAAGTCAGTGTTACCGCCGAAGTTCAGCTGATAAGTCTTTTCCAGCTTAACACCCCGGTCACAGAAAAGTCTGGTCAGTACGCGGTGGGTAATAGTAGCACCCACCTGTGACTTGATATCATCGCCGATAATAGGTACACCGGCAGTTACAAAACGCTGCTGCCAGTACTTTTCACGGGCAATAAATACCGGTATGCAGTTAACCATACCGCAACCGGCTTCCAAAATCTGTTCCACATACCATTTGGTGGCTTCCTCTGAACCAACGGGCAGATAGTTGATAACAACGTCTGTTTTGGTTTCTTTGAGGATTTTCACAATATCAGCAGTAGAGCCAGGAGCCTTCTGAATAATCTGGGAAAGATACTTGCCCAGACCGTCATGGGTCATGCCGCGCTCAACCTTGATACCCATTTCGGGCACGTCAGTGAATTTGAAGGTATTGTTAGGCTTGGTAAAAATAGCTTCACTAAGGTCTTTGCCGACTTTGTTCTTGTCAATATCAAAGGCAGCAGTAAAGTTAATGTCGCTAACGTGATAACCGCCAAGATTAACATGCATCAGACCTGGAACGAATTCAGTGTCCTTTGCTTTCCGGTAATAGTGAACACCCTGTACTAAGGACGAAGCACAGTTACCAACACCGATAATGGCAACGTTGATTTTACCCAATTTTTTCCGTTCTCTCCTTCCAACAGAAGAGGCTATCCTGAAACGTCATTAACCCTTCAGAAGATAACCTCTGAATAATTTGATACCATCTTTAAGCCCATACGGGCGTTTTTAAAGCCACCTTTAAAGACAAACTAAGTAACTTAGCCTATCCTAAAAACCTTCCCGCCACAAACTGGGCAGGTACCTTGCCAGGCTCCGCGACCATTTTTCAGAGTAACTCTCTTGGCATCTTTGACGTCAATCTTCTTGCGATCCTTGACACAATAAGCCTGTACCATGGCCGGTCTCCTTTCGGGTATTTTGGAATATATCATCTACTATTATAGGCGTATTGTCAAGCATTACAAGTATAATTTTAAGCTAATTTGCATCCGGTTTCGGGCTTTGTCTTATGAAGACTTTAGCCGGATGCCAAGTACCGTCAGTCTCCGGCTGGATTATAGCAACGAAACTGTTTTCAGCATTGTATACGGCCACAGCCTCAGGTTTGTCAATCCTATCCAGTGTTATCTCCAGACCATTTACCAAGCGGGTTATATTCTCTTCATCAAGGGAAACTCTTGGCAGATGCCCTATGGCTGTCTCCAGCGGGAGGAGAATACCTGCCAGTTTCACGTCACATTTTGCGGCCTCAAGGTCAGCAAAATCCAGAGAGTTTGCCAGATTAAACTGGCCATATGCCTCTCTTACCAGAGATTTCAGATACGCCCCGCAACCCAGTTTTCTACCCAAGTCAAAGGCCAGAGAACGAATATATGTGCCGTGTCCGCATTCTATCCGTACACGCAGTACCGGTGAAGTGTAGTTAAGCAGTTCAATGCCATAAATTGTGGCTACCCGGGGAATTCTTTCAACCTCTATCCCTTGCCTTGCCAGATTGTAAAGACGCATCCCGCGGTGTTTTACGGCACTATACATAGGGGGAATTTGGATTATCTCACCCTGAAAATCCATCAAAGTTTTATATATCATTTCACGGGTAACATAGTCACAGGTTTTGCGGAAAGTGATTTCGCCTTCGCTGTCATAGCTATCCGTCTCCACTCCCAGCTCTATTTCAGCCAGATATGTCTTGCTGACGGAGGAAAGATACTCTATAAGACGGGTAGATCTTCCCAAAAACACCGGAATTACTCCGGTTGCATACGGGTCAAGAGTACCCCCATGCCCTACCCTTTTTTGGGAATAAATACGCCTGACTTTTGCAACTACATCAAACGAGGTTATCCCGAAAGGTTTGTTGATATTCAGGATGCCGTCCATGGCTAATCTTCAGGCTGGTGGTGAATGACCTGGTCTATAAGGGTATTCAGGCGAACACCCCTTTCAATGGTAATGTCCCATACAAAATGGAAAACCGGCATATAGCGTATATCAGTCTTTTTGGCTATTTCAGTACGGAAAAATCCGGCCGCTGCATTCAAAGCGGCCAGTATTTCATCTTTGTGTTCATCACCTGCCAGATGGCTCACATACACATTGGCATGGCGCATATCTTCAGATATGTCTACTTCATTTACAGACAACAGCGTGTCCAGACGCGGGTCACGAATCTCTTTTTGCAGGAGGGCGCTTATATCCGCCCTGAACAGCTGGTTAAGTTTCTTTATTCGCCGTGACATTATCGTGATTTTTCCTTGTGATAAAATTCTAAAATATCACTCTTCTGGAACTCATTGAAATCTTTCAGGCCTACGCCGCATTCATAGCCGGCCACTACTTCTTTAACATCTTCCTTAAAGCGGCGAAGACTGTTGCTGGGGGCGTCTACTATGACTTCACCACCCCGCAGAAGCCTTACCTGAGAGTTCTTTACCAGTTTGCCTTCCAGTACCATACAACCGGCAATAGAGAGCTTTTTGGTGCTTTCAAAGACTGCCCGCACTTCGGCCCGGCCGTCAATAACTTCTTTGATGGTAGGTTCAAGCAAACCTTGCAGGGCCTTGTCCACATCTTCTATCAGCTTGTAGATAATATCATAATGCCGAATATCAATGTCTTCGGCATCAGCCAAACGCTGGGCATTAGTTTCTATACCGGTGCTAAAGCCGATAATCAAACCGCCTGAAGCCATAGCCAGCATAACGTCACTCTCGGTAACGTTACCGGCGCCGCTGCGATTAATATTTATCTTTATCTTGTCAGTGCTAAGTTTTTCTAAAGAATCTTTAATGGGCTCAAGACTGCCCTGAACATCGGTCTTGAGTATTATGTTAAGTTCCTTTATGTTACCTTGGCTAACCTGATCATAAACATTAGTAAGGCTGACTGCGTTTGTTTTACGGGTGCTCTGGCTATTTTCATTAACCATATCCCGGGCCTGCTTTTCAGTGGCCACAGCTATAATCTTATCACCCACCTGAGGCACACTCTCCATACCCAACAGAGCTACCGGAGTGGAAGGTTCAGCCTTTTTGATGCGTTTGCCCACATCGTTAAACATAGCTTTGACCCGCCCCCAAGTATTGCCGGCAACCACAGTATCACCCAGTTTAAGGGTACCGCTTTGCACCAGTACTGTAGCCATCGGGCCTTTGGTTTTATCCATTTCAGCCTCAATAACTACACCGCTGGCAGGTTGATTGGGATCAGCTCTTAGATCTTCAAGTTCTGCTATAAGCAAAACTGCTTCCAGCAGTTCGTTAATGCCTTTGTTTTCACGGGCAGATGTCGGGATTGCCAGCGTGTCACCGCCCCACTCCTCCACCACCAGCCCGACTTCAGCCAGCTGTTGTTTAACCCTGTCAGGATTGGCTTCGGGTTTATCCATCTTGTTTATAGCTAAAATAATGGGAACACCGGCCGCCTTGGCATGATCCAAGGCTTCCAGAGTCTGGGGCATAACACCATCATCAGCAGCAACTACCAGAATAGTAATATCGGTAGCCTGAGCACCTCTGGCACGCATGGCAGTAAAAGCTTCGTGACCGGGGGTATCCAGAAAAGTTATCTTATGGCCCTTTATTTCCACCTGATAAGCACCAATATGCTGGGTAATACCGCCTACTTCTTTTTCCATGACGTTAGTAGAGCGTATGGCATCAAGCAAACGGGTTTTACCATGGTCTACATGACCCATTATCGTTACTACCGGCGGGCGAAGAGGGAAGTTGCTCAGTTTTTCTTTGGCAGGTGAAGCTTTTTTAGCGGCACTCTTTTTCAGAATCTTAAGCTTGGCCTCAAAACCAGCCGCCTCTATCACACCTTTGGCTATATCAAAATCTATAACCTGATTTATATTAGCCATAATGCCTTTACGCATCAGGGCTTTGATAACTTCGACAGGGTTTGTTTCCAGGCTATCAGCCAGTTCTTTTACCGATACCGCTGCCCCAAGTTCAATAATCTTGACCGGAGGTGCAACTTCAGTTTTGGCGCTTGGTTTACTTGTCTTCTCTACCATTTTCTTTCACCTCACACACTTCGCGCCCATATTTTAACAGTTCTTCGCAATTTTCCGGTGTTATGGCAATCTTTAAAGCATGGGTAATATAACTGCCTTTTAAACCGGATTCCCAGCAGGCCATATCTCTGCACAAGTAAGCACCTCGTCCTTCCAGACGACCGCTATGGTCTACCCTTACGTCATTATCTTCTGTTCTCACCAGCCGCACAAGGTCTGCTTTAGCTTTCTCGGTACGGCAGGCGATACAGGTCCGCATGGGCACAAATTTAGAAGTCAATTTCCTCTGATTCATATTCCGTTACATTCCGCCGTTTTTTGCCCTTAAGCTTGATACCATCTTCAGCGGTATCTTTACCTTTGACAGTCTTTTTCTTGTTCTTGCTTTTGTTCTTATCGTCAATGACAACTTCACGTCTGGGAAGCAAGTCTTCGGCAAAACGCAGTTTGACCGAATCACCCCCGGCCGCTTTATCAAGCACATTCAAAGGCACTACCACACCCTGCTCTTCGGGCACAGATTCAGCCTTCGCAGGTGTTTCTTTAGCCACAGGTTCTATTATTGTATCGGCAGGTAACACCTTTTCAACAGGTACGGTTTCGGTCTTTGAAACAGCTGCTATTACAGGTTGTTTTTCA
Protein-coding sequences here:
- a CDS encoding inositol-3-phosphate synthase; this translates as MGKINVAIIGVGNCASSLVQGVHYYRKAKDTEFVPGLMHVNLGGYHVSDINFTAAFDIDKNKVGKDLSEAIFTKPNNTFKFTDVPEMGIKVERGMTHDGLGKYLSQIIQKAPGSTADIVKILKETKTDVVINYLPVGSEEATKWYVEQILEAGCGMVNCIPVFIAREKYWQQRFVTAGVPIIGDDIKSQVGATITHRVLTRLFCDRGVKLEKTYQLNFGGNTDFLNMLERERLESKKISKTNAVTSQLDYKLDPDCVHVGPSDYVPWLEDRKFCHIRMEGRTFGDVPLNLEMKLEVWDSPNSAGVVIDAVRCCKLAMDNGMSGSLNEPSSYFMKSPPVQYTDDAAHLMTAEFIKKTSAKKVAGLEKKAEK
- a CDS encoding DUF5679 domain-containing protein, whose amino-acid sequence is MIYSKIPERRPAMVQAYCVKDRKKIDVKDAKRVTLKNGRGAWQGTCPVCGGKVFRIG
- the truB gene encoding tRNA pseudouridine(55) synthase TruB, with protein sequence MDGILNINKPFGITSFDVVAKVRRIYSQKRVGHGGTLDPYATGVIPVFLGRSTRLIEYLSSVSKTYLAEIELGVETDSYDSEGEITFRKTCDYVTREMIYKTLMDFQGEIIQIPPMYSAVKHRGMRLYNLARQGIEVERIPRVATIYGIELLNYTSPVLRVRIECGHGTYIRSLAFDLGRKLGCGAYLKSLVREAYGQFNLANSLDFADLEAAKCDVKLAGILLPLETAIGHLPRVSLDEENITRLVNGLEITLDRIDKPEAVAVYNAENSFVAIIQPETDGTWHPAKVFIRQSPKPDAN
- the rbfA gene encoding 30S ribosome-binding factor RbfA, producing MSRRIKKLNQLFRADISALLQKEIRDPRLDTLLSVNEVDISEDMRHANVYVSHLAGDEHKDEILAALNAAAGFFRTEIAKKTDIRYMPVFHFVWDITIERGVRLNTLIDQVIHHQPED
- the infB gene encoding translation initiation factor IF-2: MVEKTSKPSAKTEVAPPVKIIELGAAVSVKELADSLETNPVEVIKALMRKGIMANINQVIDFDIAKGVIEAAGFEAKLKILKKSAAKKASPAKEKLSNFPLRPPVVTIMGHVDHGKTRLLDAIRSTNVMEKEVGGITQHIGAYQVEIKGHKITFLDTPGHEAFTAMRARGAQATDITILVVAADDGVMPQTLEALDHAKAAGVPIILAINKMDKPEANPDRVKQQLAEVGLVVEEWGGDTLAIPTSARENKGINELLEAVLLIAELEDLRADPNQPASGVVIEAEMDKTKGPMATVLVQSGTLKLGDTVVAGNTWGRVKAMFNDVGKRIKKAEPSTPVALLGMESVPQVGDKIIAVATEKQARDMVNENSQSTRKTNAVSLTNVYDQVSQGNIKELNIILKTDVQGSLEPIKDSLEKLSTDKIKININRSGAGNVTESDVMLAMASGGLIIGFSTGIETNAQRLADAEDIDIRHYDIIYKLIEDVDKALQGLLEPTIKEVIDGRAEVRAVFESTKKLSIAGCMVLEGKLVKNSQVRLLRGGEVIVDAPSNSLRRFKEDVKEVVAGYECGVGLKDFNEFQKSDILEFYHKEKSR
- the rnpM gene encoding RNase P modulator RnpM produces the protein MTSKFVPMRTCIACRTEKAKADLVRLVRTEDNDVRVDHSGRLEGRGAYLCRDMACWESGLKGSYITHALKIAITPENCEELLKYGREVCEVKENGREDK